In Poecilia reticulata strain Guanapo linkage group LG11, Guppy_female_1.0+MT, whole genome shotgun sequence, the genomic stretch tgtgtgtttgcaggtaTCACCGTTCTGCTGTCGCTCACTGTTTTCATGCTGCTGGTGGCTGAGATAATGCCCGCCACGTCGGACTCCGTCCCGCTCATAGGTACGTGGAGAGcgtgttttctatttttatgtaaatttaaacaaaatattcatgACGTCTAGTCAAAACATTCCTCTAAATCAGCATTTAAAGATCTTAAGTAGGAGTTTGCATCCATTTCCAGGCTTATGTGGTTTGGCAgcctgaaagaaaaagacagaaagtctatttttttattctaaaagaaAGTCTCCATCCTCTCTATCATCCTGTTCATCATGAGTCTTGTCTCTCTTTATGAAGCTTTTCTATCCCACGTTTTCATCCTATGTGTCGTTTTTGTCcttcttatttcattttgtgaagTAATTTCATCCAATTCATCATCCTCGCCTTGTTACATCATCCTTCTACTTCCTCTCCATGATGCCGTTTCATCCTAATTAATCTTCTGATTCTTCTGTACCGTCCTCATCATCaatctttatttaaccactCTATCcctctaatttaaaaatgtagaaattaaaagaaaagtactagttccactggtgaAAATTCCGTGCTATAAGTGGCAATAGAGccagtattttaaagttaatattaaggaattattaacttaaaacaaactcctatctcgtactgaaaagttagttttgcagatatttgcactagaaactagaataaaaatatttcagattttgtgttttttttttcagtgttcttATTCACCACTAGGTGTGGATATTTATggtattgtttattatttatcgtgataaatttcttatattttagatttattacgGTTATCGTAATGTcaggattgttagttttactattttcttaacttttttcaatcaaagcatcagtaaatattaataaatttgaaaaatatgattCATCTGATGCAAATAACACATATTTATGTGACTTTATGTGAAGAGGCTCATTACAAATTGGTGTTTTCCAAGTGCaccatttgtgtttgtgtcatacagttacctaaaaaggaagtaataaataattattattaaatttcaCGTCCACATCGCCCAGCCCTGCATCCAACAGTTTCCATCCCATTTATCATTCTGTCATCTCTTCTCAAGATTTCACTCATTTTTGCTTCAATATGTTCAAACTTTTCCCAACCAAAGTCCACTGCAGCACCAGTACAATCAGCTTAGAGCCACATTCAATCAGTCTAACCCTTAATTacattcaaatttaatttaaataaagcaaatcaaTTCAGTACWTTATCTCTCTCCCAGYGAAATCCATTTAatcttctctctcttcttcctgttttgctttattGCTTTTTGGTTTAAGTCGTCTTCTTCCCAAAATCGCCTCTCCTTTAAACCAGTAAACTAATATTGGTGCGTTCTGGTCATTTATAGCGAACCCGTTGTCCAGTTGAGCAACACGGTGATTTGCAGCTAGTCAGGTTTACAACAGAGAGCTTATTTATCACGCCTATATGCTACTGTAAGGACATTTTATGCTGTCATAACATACAGCTACAAGGAAGCAGCGCTAAGAAAgataacctaaaaaaaaaggaaaaaaaagctgaatttacaCAAGCCACCTGCTCACCCTGAAATTTAAGGGGCTAAATTTATTGTGGCCACGGTGCAGAAAATTAAAGAGAGGAAATTTAACTTCAGCCAGAAACAGATGCAAATCTCGCCCTGAAGACACAACAccttgtgtttttaaagcttcAGAAAAAATCCTCAGAGTGCTGCTCTCAGCATTTTTCTTGTATAAAGACAAACTGCTCTCATCTTAATCTGTTTGATTTTGCTGACATGAACAGAGCGAGTGAGCAGGGCCGTAACGATGCCATCAAAYCTCAGTTACCTTGGGRaaaaaaaaagtaaatttgaatTGATTCYCCTCTTGAgaatgtgaatatgttttaagTATTCAATCTTTGACCTCACGKTGCTTGGAGAGAAATGAACTTTACAGAAAACTCCAGGAACATGAAGGCAAATGACTGAGATGTTAACcttgtagatgtttttcttcttctctgacttGAAAAAKAattatttcacagctttttcctcctcctcctcttcctcctcttcttcctcctcaggtCAGTACTTTGCCAGCATAATGATCATCGTTGGGATGTCAGTCATTGCCACAGTTGTGGTTTTACAGTATCATCACCACGATCCAAATGGAGGGCACATGCCGAAATGGGTAAGACACTTTACAACGTACAGATCTGGGAAAAAYgaagagcccactgcactgaaccccattgaaaacctcctggttatttcaccaaatattgatctctgaactcttcctgagttaaaacgtcagtgttgttgtttctaaatgaatgtgaacttgttttctttgcattatttgaggtctggaAGYTCKGcatctttttccttattttgaccgtttctcattttctgataATAAACACTAAagttttgcttggaatttcggccacatgctgtcagtagttcatagaataaaagaacaatgttcattttactcaaacatattcaaggtttcccccagaaaacttgttGAGCCCGGTGGTTGGGTGCTAGGGCAGCCATTCATCCGGCAGCCTKTCGTGTTTTKgagttaaaaaatatttcaagttgacatgaaatttgaaaatatcacttgataattacaCACCTGagcaccaactataaagtcttacaaaatgcaaacattttaaaaagacttagataaataagcaatgctaagcctgRTGGGGGCACAattaaagcctggtggcccgccaggcttataatacacttggggaaaccctgatatacctataaaaagtaaaatcagagaaactgatMATTTTCAGTTGTCTTATTTATTTCCAGAGCTGCMttttcatcatgttttctcttttcagccttcctgttatagTAATCTTACTTTAGTTATTCCACTGCTCTGCCCAGYTCWGTTTYGCTTTATCCGTTCGTTAGAGCACCGTATGCTGCRATgtcagtttctctttttattcgCCGACTTCATCGGCAGTGACTCATCCAGCAGTGGCAGTCTTCAGTAGCGTGTTCATCAAATGCCTCGCCGCAGACTACAACAGGAGTGCTTTTCAAAGCACTCTGGATATGTGGGTGTACTCGGTTTGACTCACTCcctgcttctgtttttcttacctTCTGCtcaatgctgaaaaaaataaaatgcctttATAAAGAAAGTTAGTTCTGACATGCATAATTTATAGTGAAAATTSAAATGTGGATGGGTAGTATAAAATCCAGGCATATTTAAAAGCATGGATtcacttttttctgctttacctGCAAAAAAAGRAGAACCTTCAGTTATTGATATGTGGACAAGTTTGCTGACTGCTTGTGCAAGCAGGTGCTTTATGCATTGACATATCGCAAGGACGTTMTGTTGATGAATGGCCTGTGTAGACAATGCGACGCCCAATTAGCAAACTAATTGATGAGTTTCAGATTAGGACAGTTCATAATTAGAGcgctgcacaaaaacaacatcagCTGACTTCCAAAGATGTTCTGCAGACACTAATTGAGCAGTCATTTGGACATTAGCTCTCATTTAGCAGCCWGACTCCCATCTGGATGCTGCTGGGTCATTCTGCCCTTTCAGGACACGCTCAGGCWtttttctttttttttcttcataaaggATTGGAGAGGATGAGTGGAACMGAAGTTTTAAATCTGAACCAATTTGTGCCGTTTTTATCTAAYGCTGTAGCTCACTGAAACGCTGCTCTACAAGCTCATAAGGGCAATAAAACAGTAATCACACAGTCTATCTCAGTGAGTTCACAGTTTGAATTTAAGGCTACATTTGAAAGTAACAGTGTCTCTGTTGATAATCTAGAAAaggcataaagaaaaaaaaaaaaatcttttttttcttttttctttgcctcGGGCGGGCAACACGTGAAACCGAGACCAAACTGCTGCAGAATGAAACAAACCACAACGCTGGAAACAGTCGGCATCTGAAATCAAGCAGGCTTTTAGAGCAGCTTCRTTGGAGCTCTGAGAGCATCAAGGAGAAAKGATTTTAGTGTATTTATAATACCTTATTAATTGATATTACAGTCAATTCTTCAAAAGTGTTGATtctctgtgaaaatgttcacatttttcctGTAAGACTATCATGATKTGGTAGCTGTAGGTGGTGAGGATGAAGCGACGGACCCAGGCGGTTGAGTAGtgatgatgatttaatgataGACGCAacaatccaggcagcacagatgAGCAGTGGCAAAAGCTCTGAGTCTGGTAGCAACTGGTTTATCATATGACAACTGGGAGACGGTAGGCAGACACGAGACGAGGATCTGACAAGGAGCAGGGAACACAGGTGGGATCGAATACACAGGGAGACGATCAGGTTTAAACAATTGTTACAACCCAGCTCAGCCAGGGGGAAGggaagtaacattaaagaaacctgGATGTTAAAGGTTTAACAATTAAAGGtttattgtttggttttgtcaaaaataaaaaggtaaaaataaataatcaaaacgTAGGGacttgcaataaaaatgtactaaataaaacaaaatccacaaaacaatcagTTTCAAACCAAAGatcttaaccaaacaaaaatggactttAAGTTcaggttaaacaaaaacaaacctSTAGCAGAGATACAAAGATCCCCCACAAGGACAAAGCAAGTTACACAAGCTATCAAAGCTAACAAAGCTATCAAAGCTAACAAAAGCTGTCAGAGCTAACAAAAGCTAGCAAAAGGGGCAAAGCAAGTTTACAGCAGTCAACCAAACACCCAACAATGTGGCAAGCTGTCTGAACAAAGAAACAGCTGCACTTTCCTCCAGGAAGTCTGGGGTTTTAAAAGGGAGGCCTCTTCAGGGATTGGTGGAGCTGGCAATTGGTGAGCCAATCGCTGTAGGCCTCAGGGAGTGGCACAAGAAGACAGGGTTGCATCCACTTCCAAGTGGAGTCAATTTGATTAGAAGCTGCAGAtatacagaaaagaaagaaaagaaaacatacacgGCCACTGGCCGTAACAACAAWCAAGGGGTAGACGGGCCAACACAGAGACTCGACAGAACACAGAAACCTWAATAAGTACACAGAAAAACCCAATCCTTACAAAGaccacattttgcatttcatttgctgaacaacacaaagtaatgcagtWTGAGTAAAAACCTGGcgtacattttttattcacttcccttaatttaattaatagttGAACAACTCTTCAGGTATGTTTCAACAAGAACCACCTGAATGTTCAGACACAATCAATGGGCACTGCGCCGCCGTCTAGCAACCCCAGTCAAGCCCAGCCTTGTTACCCagcaacccaagcggagcttcagcacatttggtcagctggttttactgctgcttaatggctgctggaagggacaagtgttttgttgttgacttactatTCAGAACAACTCgctgcattcttgtttgttgtgcaggaggctccacttctgcttttcaaagatgtttggTTATATAATtgtacatctgtttgcagccattttcacatgtgagtgtaaacattgagtagggggcgtggccagcaacTCAATgctatttggatttaaaatgacaagaagtCTGCAGAACAGAGCAGACKGAAATCTAATTAcccaagaatgattttgtgcaagaaatgtaatgaacatgtttttttataatctaAAGACTGATCCTaacatgttcaaggaagcataatagatcACCTTGATTGTATTTCTTCAGGAGAATGAGTAGTTGTGGAAGGGTGTGTatctcagtgtttctttttgctcCTGCAGGTGCGTCTCGTTTTGCTGCAGTGGGTCGCCTGGTTCCTGAGGATGAAGCGGCCAGGGGAGAACGACGATCCGGAGCGACCGCCCTGCGCCCCGCATCTACGCCGCTGCTCCTCGGGATCACAGAGCGGCAGCATTCCcaaccctcccgacccaacCCTCCACCCGCTGCACCCGCAGAACCTGACGCCTCTCCAGACGGGGCCCCTCCACGCGGGACACCCTCACCTGCAAACCAGCGCCAACAACAACGGGAACCTTCTCTACATGGGCTTCCCGAGCATCGAGGACTCTTCKGTGCTGTCGGAGCCCGTCCAGAGGAACAACATCTCCGTAGGGCCTCCACGGGTGGCAGGAAGTCCGCCTCCTCACCTGCCATCGCAGTTCTGCAGCTCCCCYCCACCTCCAACTCCCAACATGGACACAGTGGGGTGTCCCAGCACTGTCTCTAGTGGCGGGGGGTTTGGAGGGGGACCAGGAGGGTGCTCGACATCTGTGATGGGCGACCCGCAGCTGCAGGCCATCCTGGAGGAGGTGCGCTACATGGCAGACCGTTTCCGAGAGCAGGACGAGACCGAGAGCATGGCTGACCAGTGGAAATTTGCCGGCGCCGTGATTGACCGCCTGTGCCTGGTGGCRTTTAGCGTCTTCAACATCATCTGCACCATCTCCATCCTCATGTCGGCTCCAAACTTTGTGGACGCTATTTCTAAGGATTTTGTTTGAGAGGGGAAGAggggaaaacaggaagaaaaaaaaaaacacacacacacacgcaaaggAACGTTTTGGAGAAAATTAAGTATGGGATGTAGAACGGAACGGGCTCTGATCCAAGGAAACACGATTTCTAGCAAACTGTAAGCGCTGTGATTTGTGATTGCAAGGATGTGGGGGAATGGAAAGAAACTAATGGTTTTCTTTGCAATACCTTCTGTTTTGTaaccaaaaaagaagaaaacagatgaTGAAGGGAACATGGGGTGAAGTTTAAATGAAATTAGAGTGCAGGGTGCTTTATCAGATTCTTGACAAGGTGAAATTGGTTTTTGAGGCCGATTTGAAGAggacttttgtttaaaattaaaggGAAATATGAGTCTGACAAGGACGCCAATGCAAGCTGAGGTAATGACGGTCTGATATCAGGGAAGACTGTGGGcataaaagaggaagaagagacagacagatagGCAGCGACAGATAAAAGAGACGGATATGTGACTGTTTCATTTCCTCAGATAGCGGAGACAGCCTCTTAGTCCCACAGGTGGAGAAAATACTGCATCACTCAAAGTGATGTGAGAAGAAGAGGCTTTTACAAGGACACGAAACAAAGAGCAGACGTGAAGGACAGACACTGTCCCTCTGGGAACCTGAGACAGGCAGGGTTTTGGGAAGCTGCTTGATGCTCGGATGCACAAAAGATGACCGAAGATGAAGAGCGTCGCATCGCACAGGAACTCATCTATTATTCAATCACATTTCGGCTAATGACAGTCAAATTGAAAGGCTTTGGATAATCCTTCAGACTAACAAGCTTCTCAAAGATGAACTCCCATCTCTGCTTGTGAGCCACTTTGAATCTCCRAGACCTTATCTCTGTGAGACGATTGCCAATCAGAACGCTCCCCAGCGGCTCGCTCTGTGTGCGGCGCGCATCCCGACCCGGAAACTCGAATTAGCCGCTCATCAACAATGCAGTGGCCCATCGCTGCGCCCCTGCGGAGACCRATGAAAATTCACACACCGGTTACTTAACTGCATCTGGCAGGTCATAACGGACCAACGAAACTCATTGGATTTCATATTAGAGGTTTAATAACTCAGGCAGGAGGTCAGGGCTCTGAAAGGACACCAGAGGCAGAAGGAAGAAGATGAGGTCATTGAATGCAGAGGAGCAGGGTCCTGTTAATTTCCTCTGACTGGTTTGCTgcttcttgacagttttaatttcagtatattttcatGAAATTTAAAGAATATACGAGAGCGCAAATCAACATCATGCAGGAATTTTCAACAAATTATTGCAAGTCTCTCTGCTGgcagtttgaataaaaacatcatcttAGCTGGGCGtaattcagaaatattaatgTGGTAACAATGTGTATTTATTAGACAATTCCACcctagtttttatttataccaCAGTGGCTTGTAAAGGTATTCATACATCTtcaacttcacattttatcCAGTTACAACCTTAAACTCAGAGGAATTTCAGTGAGATTCTAGCTTTGGATTTGTTTTCAGTGTCAGTACTTTGTAGGACCAAAACAtctttaatcaatcaatcaatcaatcagtcaaattttatttgcacagcacatttcagcaacaaggcagctcaaagtgctttacattataaaaaataaaaatcaacagttGAAGCATTAGATGTTTCCAACATCAAAATATTGGCTGgtctttcatttattatggtaccaaagcaactctaaacagactttaaaagtcttaaattcatgcaGCTAAAATTAAGGCTTTAagatgtcttaaattcattaaaaagtaCAGTTTGACCTTACAACCTCTAATAACTTAGAGCTATTAACTCTAAGTTTAATCAGCTAAAGGATGATGCAAAAATTTAAGATGTGTCACCCAACACACGGTATGCAACAGACAGAACAGACATTTCAGAAGTTTTTGCTGTGCTTAGTTGTAATGCTGTGACAGCAGATTAGGAtaattgtagatagaaaaaaaaggaaaagtaaatttccaccaaaaatgtAGAAAGTTTGAGAGTAATCTTAAAAATTTTGTAGAATTTCTTTTGTAACTTTCTGAGCtccaaatgttgaaaatttactagaaaaagATCAGAAAATTTGTGATTAATCTCAGAGATTTTCTTATctaaaacttggaaatttctgaccTTGAAAAGTTGGAAATATTCTAGGAAacattcagaaatttccacgtttttatagaaaatttgacattaatctcaaaatttctgagtttcctgCATAAATTTACTCGTCATTCTTTTCTATTTGCAATGGCCCTAATACGCCGTTGTATAATGTGGCCAAATCCCTGAACAACcctctttcatttatattttttttctgtcttaaatttcAGTCATGGTGGGATTAATAAGGTcttaaaaagtgttaaattcGACTTACTGAGATCTGCAGATACCCTGTTTCCAGTTATGCACCACATTGTGCTGgtctctgaaataaaatcccaataaaatacagtaatgtttgttattgtaatgtgataaaaagcagaaaacgtcaaatggtgtgaatacttttgtaaaagtattaaaagaaGGTCCTGTTGACAtagttactttttttgtttgtggcaTCATTTTTCATTATTCGTAGTTAGACTCATTCCTCCAGATTACTTCTGATCATAAATTTGTATTTCAACAAAGAGTTTCTAACAACTTTGCTTCCAAGGAATCAGAGCTTTATGTAATCTTTTAAAGGGCTCTTGATAAATATTACATCGGGATAGTTGGACTACCGTTCCTTTCTTGCTCATCTTCAATCCTGTACCGGATCATTTTAGTGGATTTCTTTACTTTCCTCTCACAGGGATGTTTCTATTTCTTTAGttacattaaagaaaaataccaaAGATAACAGTTTATTGTACAGAAACCCATATTTTATCACCAACAGGGTAAATTCCCAAAGAGCTATTGGCTAAAGGATGATGCATTGCTCAGATCCTTAGACTATTTAAATCTAGCACATCTTCTCTTCGCAGTTGATAGTTGGTTGCACTGTTGCATGGATTTTGCATGTTCTTCTTGTgaatgcgtgggttctctccaggtactctggcttcctcccacagtccaaaaacaggaCTGTTAGGTTACTCAGGTTGTGGTCCCACCTCATAGTCTGGTAGAattggtttgattggggaccaaaatggcagcatttattacattttcaactgGTACGGTTTGCTTTCACGTTGCACTGTCAAGTGAACCAAGCCCTTTCAGAAACC encodes the following:
- the chrna11 gene encoding cholinergic receptor, nicotinic, alpha 11 gives rise to the protein MWHSVALLLSGLSALINVSLQGPHQRNLLKNLLKDYNRMERPVGNDSHPLTVFFTLSLIQIMDVDEKNQVLTSNMWLQMSWYDHYLQWNQSDHPGVKNLRFTTDQIWTPDILLYNSADDDFDSTFKTNILVNSSGFAKYLPPGIFMSTCNVDVRWFPFDIQKCELKFGSWTYDGWLLDLQMTDADISGYMPNGEWDLIGVPGSRNEVFYDCCKEPYPDVTFVITIRRRTLYYALNLLIPCVLLSSMTLLIFVLPADSGEKISLGITVLLSLTVFMLLVAEIMPATSDSVPLIGQYFASIMIIVGMSVIATVVVLQYHHHDPNGGHMPKWVRLVLLQWVAWFLRMKRPGENDDPERPPCAPHLRRCSSGSQSGSIPNPPDPTLHPLHPQNLTPLQTGPLHAGHPHLQTSANNNGNLLYMGFPSIEDSSVLSEPVQRNNISVGPPRVAGSPPPHLPSQFCSSPPPPTPNMDTVGCPSTVSSGGGFGGGPGGCSTSVMGDPQLQAILEEVRYMADRFREQDETESMADQWKFAGAVIDRLCLVAFSVFNIICTISILMSAPNFVDAISKDFV